In Halomonas alkalicola, the following proteins share a genomic window:
- the sdhD gene encoding succinate dehydrogenase, hydrophobic membrane anchor protein — translation MVTNITNFGRSGLSDWLIQRVSAVILALYTVFIVLYLLFNPGLDYVTWSGLFAQTWMRIFSLLAFVSLAAHAWVGLWTVTTDYLKPTGLRVGAQTAIILAIFVFLVWGIQILWGA, via the coding sequence ATGGTAACCAACATCACGAATTTCGGCCGCAGTGGCCTCTCCGACTGGCTGATTCAGCGCGTGTCGGCGGTCATTCTGGCGCTCTACACCGTCTTCATCGTTCTCTATCTGCTGTTCAATCCCGGTCTCGACTACGTCACCTGGAGCGGCCTGTTCGCCCAGACCTGGATGCGCATCTTCTCGCTGCTGGCCTTCGTGTCGCTGGCCGCCCACGCCTGGGTCGGGCTGTGGACCGTGACCACCGACTACCTCAAGCCGACCGGCCTTCGCGTCGGCGCCCAGACCGCCATCATCCTGGCCATCTTCGTGTTCCTGGTCTGGGGCATTCAGATTCTGTGGGGAGCCTGA
- the sdhC gene encoding succinate dehydrogenase, cytochrome b556 subunit: MNSKRPVNLDLSTIQFPLPALTSIAHRITGVILFVGLIFAFWALSKSLSSPAGFQAVSDALAGNFLAKLIAWGLLSALAFHFVAGIKHLLMDADIGVTLEGGVKKAQITVVVSAVLIILAGVWVW; encoded by the coding sequence GTGAATAGCAAACGACCCGTAAATCTGGATCTGTCCACGATACAGTTTCCATTGCCCGCCCTGACGTCCATCGCCCACCGCATCACCGGCGTGATCCTCTTCGTCGGCCTGATCTTCGCCTTCTGGGCACTGAGCAAGTCGCTCTCCTCCCCGGCCGGCTTCCAGGCCGTGAGTGATGCCCTGGCCGGCAACTTCCTGGCCAAGCTGATCGCCTGGGGCCTGCTCTCGGCGCTGGCCTTTCATTTCGTGGCCGGCATCAAGCACCTGCTGATGGACGCAGATATCGGCGTGACCCTCGAGGGTGGCGTCAAGAAGGCGCAGATCACCGTGGTGGTGAGTGCGGTCCTGATCATTCTGGCGGGAGTCTGGGTATGGTAA
- a CDS encoding succinate dehydrogenase iron-sulfur subunit, with translation MLQVSIYRYNPETDSAPYMQEFQVDTQGRDIMVLDVLHLVKEQDNGMAYRRSCREGVCGSDGMNMNGKNGLACITPLSEVVKNGKLVLRPLPGLPVIRDLVVDMGLFYKQYERIQPYLQNDTPAPAIERLQSPEDRDKLDGLYECILCACCSTSCPSFWWNPDKFVGPAGLLQSYRFLADSRDTATRERLAELEDPFSVFRCRGIMNCVAVCPKGLNPTRAIGKIREMLLANAT, from the coding sequence ATGCTTCAGGTATCCATCTACCGCTACAACCCGGAAACCGACTCCGCGCCCTACATGCAGGAGTTTCAGGTCGACACCCAGGGCCGTGACATCATGGTGCTGGACGTCCTGCACCTGGTGAAGGAGCAGGACAACGGCATGGCCTACCGTCGCAGCTGCCGCGAGGGCGTCTGCGGCTCCGACGGCATGAACATGAACGGCAAGAACGGCCTGGCCTGCATCACCCCGCTCTCCGAGGTGGTGAAGAACGGCAAGCTGGTGCTGCGCCCGCTGCCCGGCCTGCCGGTCATCCGCGACCTGGTGGTCGACATGGGGCTGTTCTACAAGCAGTACGAGCGCATCCAGCCGTACCTGCAGAACGACACCCCGGCCCCGGCCATCGAGCGCCTGCAGTCGCCGGAGGATCGCGACAAGCTGGACGGCCTCTACGAGTGCATCCTGTGTGCCTGCTGCTCGACCTCCTGCCCGTCGTTCTGGTGGAACCCGGACAAGTTCGTGGGTCCGGCCGGCCTGCTGCAGTCCTACCGCTTCCTGGCCGACTCCCGCGACACCGCCACTCGCGAACGCCTGGCCGAGCTCGAGGACCCGTTCAGCGTGTTCCGCTGCCGCGGCATCATGAACTGCGTGGCGGTCTGTCCGAAGGGGCTCAACCCCACTCGCGCGATCGGCAAGATCCGCGAGATGCTGCTGGCCAACGCCACTTAA
- the sdhA gene encoding succinate dehydrogenase flavoprotein subunit, giving the protein MSNLRSLSFDAIIIGGGGAGLRAALELAKSGKKTAVLSKVFPTRSHTVSAQGGITCAIASADPNDDWRWHMYDTVKGGDYIADQDAAEYMCSEGPKAVFELEHMGLPFSRFDNGRIYQRPFGGQSKEFGAGGQAARTCAAADRTGHALLHTLYQNNLKNNTTFLNEWYAVDLVKNANGDVVGCIAMDIETGEVVHVKSKATVLATGGAGRIYASTTNALINTGDGIGMALRAGFPMQDMEMWQFHPTGIYGAGTLVTEGCRGEGGYLVNKDGERFMERYAPNAKDLAGRDVVARSMVMEILEGRGCGEHGDHVFLKLDHLGEEVLGKRLPGIVELSKTFAHVDPAKEPIPVVPTCHYMMGGVPTNIHGQAIMQDADGNDQIINGLFACGEAACVSVHGANRLGGNSLLDLVVFGRAAGMFIEGALNEGIDYLDASESDIESAMKRMNRWNESTGGETVPELKRELQNIMQNSFGVFREEKNMVEGVKQLAALRERIANAYLPDKSNAFNTARVEALELDNLMEVAEATAIAALERKESRGAHSRYDYPDRDDVNWLKHSLYFPAEKKLGKRDVNFTPKTVDTFEPKVRTY; this is encoded by the coding sequence ATGTCCAACCTGCGTAGCCTTTCCTTCGACGCCATCATCATCGGTGGTGGCGGTGCCGGCCTGCGTGCCGCCCTCGAGCTGGCCAAGTCCGGCAAGAAGACCGCCGTGCTGTCCAAGGTCTTCCCGACCCGCTCCCATACCGTTTCCGCCCAGGGCGGCATCACCTGCGCCATCGCGTCTGCCGACCCCAACGACGACTGGCGCTGGCACATGTATGACACCGTCAAGGGCGGCGACTACATCGCCGACCAGGACGCGGCCGAGTACATGTGTTCCGAGGGCCCCAAGGCGGTCTTCGAGCTCGAGCACATGGGCCTGCCGTTCTCCCGCTTCGACAACGGCCGCATCTATCAGCGTCCGTTCGGTGGCCAGTCCAAGGAGTTCGGCGCCGGCGGCCAGGCGGCGCGTACCTGTGCCGCGGCCGACCGTACCGGCCATGCCCTGCTGCACACCCTTTATCAGAACAACCTGAAAAACAATACCACCTTCCTCAACGAGTGGTATGCGGTTGACCTGGTCAAGAACGCCAACGGCGACGTGGTAGGCTGCATCGCCATGGACATCGAGACCGGTGAAGTGGTCCACGTCAAGTCCAAGGCCACCGTGCTGGCCACCGGCGGCGCCGGTCGCATCTACGCCTCCACCACCAACGCCCTGATCAACACCGGCGACGGCATCGGCATGGCGCTGCGCGCCGGCTTCCCGATGCAGGACATGGAGATGTGGCAGTTCCACCCGACCGGCATCTACGGTGCGGGTACCCTGGTGACCGAAGGCTGCCGCGGTGAGGGTGGCTACCTGGTCAACAAGGATGGCGAGCGCTTCATGGAGCGTTACGCCCCCAACGCCAAGGACCTGGCCGGCCGCGACGTGGTCGCCCGCTCCATGGTGATGGAGATCCTCGAGGGCCGCGGCTGCGGCGAGCACGGCGACCACGTCTTCCTGAAGCTCGACCACCTGGGCGAGGAAGTGCTCGGCAAGCGTCTGCCCGGCATCGTCGAACTCTCCAAGACCTTCGCCCACGTGGACCCGGCCAAGGAGCCGATCCCGGTGGTGCCGACCTGCCACTACATGATGGGCGGCGTGCCGACCAACATCCACGGCCAGGCGATCATGCAGGACGCCGACGGCAACGACCAGATCATCAACGGTCTGTTCGCCTGCGGCGAGGCGGCCTGTGTGTCGGTGCACGGCGCCAACCGCCTGGGCGGCAACTCGCTGCTGGACCTGGTGGTCTTCGGCCGCGCGGCCGGCATGTTCATCGAGGGGGCGCTCAACGAGGGTATCGACTACCTCGACGCCTCCGAGTCCGACATCGAGTCGGCCATGAAGCGCATGAACCGCTGGAACGAGTCCACTGGCGGCGAGACCGTCCCGGAGCTCAAGCGCGAGCTGCAGAACATCATGCAGAACTCCTTCGGCGTGTTCCGCGAGGAGAAGAACATGGTCGAGGGCGTCAAGCAGCTGGCCGCACTGCGCGAGCGCATCGCCAATGCCTACCTGCCGGACAAGTCCAACGCCTTCAACACCGCGCGCGTCGAGGCCCTGGAGCTGGACAACCTGATGGAAGTCGCCGAGGCGACCGCCATCGCCGCTCTCGAGCGCAAGGAGAGCCGTGGCGCCCATTCCCGCTACGACTATCCGGATCGCGACGACGTCAACTGGCTGAAGCACTCGCTCTACTTCCCGGCAGAGAAGAAGCTCGGCAAGCGTGACGTCAACTTCACGCCGAAGACCGTCGATACGTTCGAGCCGAAAGTCCGCACCTACTGA